In Phaseolus vulgaris cultivar G19833 chromosome 10, P. vulgaris v2.0, whole genome shotgun sequence, a single genomic region encodes these proteins:
- the LOC137816674 gene encoding uncharacterized protein has product MRVHEAALSKKSQGRKQPYVPRKPRAKGRTRENKPVRHSFVVELKDLIVVPNIAERLKMPTKTNKVLGPHKDARCEFHQAFGHPICSCLALGHQLEELVKSGFLNDYLAESQGTVTPVTSREDQGHKMPVHGEIHTISGGFSGRGCTASQRKRYARSVMSVEAQVVDDVLDVDLAFTKVDLCDVIPHDNDPVVIFVVTAGRKVHRVLVDQGSSANVMFWSTFNKLQLSPDQLRPYTGCLYGFGGD; this is encoded by the coding sequence ATGAGGGTGCACGAGGCTGCATTGAGTAAGAAGAGCCAGGGGAGGAAGCAACCCTATGTGCCTAGAAAGCCTCGGGCTAAGGGGCGCACGAGGGAGAATAAGCCTGTGAGGCACAGTTTCGTTGTGGAGCTGAAGGATCTTAtagttgtgcccaacatagcagaGAGGCTGAAGATGCCGACAAAAACtaacaaggtgctgggacctcacaaggatgcacggtgcgagtttcaccaggcgTTTGGTCACCCCATATGCAGTTGCTTAGCGTTGGGGCATCAGTTGGAAGAACTGGTGAAGAGTGGGTTTCTGAATGATTATCTGGCGGAGTCACAGGGGACCGTGACCCCAGTAACGTCACGAGAGGATCAGGGGCACAAGATGCCCGTTCATGGGGAGATCCATACCATCTCAGGAGGATTCTCAGGTAGAGGGTGCACAGCCTCTCAGCGCAAGAGGTATGCACGTTCGGTGATGTCCGTAGAGGCGCAGGTGGTGGATGACGTGCTCGACGTCGACCTTGCTTTCACGAAGGTTGATCTTTGTGACGTCATtccccatgacaacgaccctgtggtgaTTTTTGTCGTAACCgcagggaggaaggtgcacCGGGTGTTAGTGGACCAAGGCAGCTCGGCAAATGTGATGTTTTGGTCCACCTTTAATAAGTTGCAGCTGTCTCCTGACCAGCTCAGACCTTACACggggtgcttgtatggttttGGGGGAGACTAG